A genomic window from Archocentrus centrarchus isolate MPI-CPG fArcCen1 chromosome 2, fArcCen1, whole genome shotgun sequence includes:
- the LOC115795656 gene encoding uncharacterized protein LOC115795656, whose product MEAPVCEEVRGDHGGEEEVEAGADEAMLWSIQEALEMQTLQIGASACGATAVVDVLKALGVDVTPEEADRCVQTHLRRNESPLPDYLLSRSEAGATHAQLIQGAHEASEGKVIGQFFHLYPRRRVRLVPWLARWIRKGAVPVATMNMQLAVPEGEEVPDAWHHQLIFGVASNAVFMTNPLDVVSEGEVHRRLCSESVLLIRREDVLQRVTPDCSLSGLSEGQSDPRWKTLDVEGQVRRMALEVVEEEEEKEHDQPKMTHVRIPAAYSSGITLFAIRESELGQELLHAPELPLW is encoded by the exons ATGGAGGCGCCTGTGTGTGAGGAGGTCCGCGGAGACCatgggggggaggaggaggtggaggctgGCGCTGATGAAGCCATGCTGTGGTCCATCCAGGAGGCTCTGGAAATGCAGACCCTGCAGATCGGAGCGTCCGCCTGCGGGGCGACAGCTGTGGTGGACGTGCTGAAGGCCCTCGGCGTAGACGTGACCCCGGAGGAAGCTGACCGCTGCGTCCAAACGCACCTGAGGAGGAACGAGTCCCCGCTGCCTGACTACCTGCTGTCCCGGAGCGAAGCCG GTGCGACTCACGCCCAGCTCATCCAAGGAGCGCACGAGGCCAGCGAAGGGAAAGTGATTGGCCAATTCTTCCACCTTTACCCTCGCAGGCGAGTCAGACTGGTCCCCTGGCTCGCACGCTGGATCCGAAAGGGCGCCGTTCCTGTGGCGACCATGAACATGCAGCTGGCTGTACCTGAGGGCGAGGAGGTGCCCGACGCCTGGCACCATCAGCTCATATTCGGAGTCGCATCTAATGCTGTTTTTATGACCAACCCTTTAGACGTAG TAAGCGAGGGAGAGGTGCACCGGCGCCTCTGCAGTGAATCTGTGTTGCTGATTCGTCGAGAAGACGTGCTGCAGCGAGTGACCCCCGACTGCTCCCTGTCCGGCCTCTCGGAGGGCCAGTCTGACCCGCGTTGGAAGACCCTGGATGTTGAGG GTCAAGTGAGGCGGATGGCCCTGGAGGtggtggaagaagaagaagaaaaagaacacGATCAACCCAAGATGACTCATGTCAGGATCCCTGCAGCGTACAGCTCAGGCATCACACTCTTCGCCATAAGAGAGTCCGAATTAGGACAAGAACTCCTTCATGCTCCTGAACTCCCTCTGTGGTGA